The DNA sequence CGGAACGCGCCGCCGACCCGCTCGGCCGTGAACCGCTCGGCGTCGCCCATCAGCCGTTCGTGCTGTTCCAGCCCGTCCCACCAGGTCGCGCGCAGGTCACGGGAGGCGGTGACGGCAAGGTAGGAGGGGACGGCCGGTTCACCGCGCGGATCGGGCGGAACGGGCGCCGCCCGGCCGAACGCCCGCCATACGGTGCGCCATTGGGCCCACACCAGTCTGGGGAGGGTGACGCAGACGCCGTGACCGACGACCAGGACGACCAGGAGGACGATCACCAGGAGCAGCACCACGGGGTTCGTCACGGCTCGCCCCTCCCCCGGCGCCGGGGCGGCCGCCGCGCGCCGGCCGGGGGCGGGGCGGAGGTGTGGTGCGCTCGTCCTGCCACGCGCGTCACCTCCGTTTCCATGCCCGGTCGAGGGCGCCGAAGCGGTGCAGCAGCCACATCAGGGGGTCCTCGACCCGGTGCGGGCGGACGACGCCGCCGAGCCCGAGCGTGCCGTCCCGCCGGGGCGCGGCACCGAGCATGGACACCGCGAAGAGCTGGTAGTCGGCGCAGAACCGGGCCAGTCGCGCGTCGAGTTGGTACTCCTGCCAGCGCCGCAGCAGGGCGCGCAGTTCGGCGTGGACGGCGGCCCGGTCGTCGGCGTCGAAGACGGGTCCGGGACGGCGGGCGCGGTGCAGCGGGGAGTGCTCCGGGAGGTGCGGCCACAGGAGGTCGGCCTTGGTGAGGGCGACCGCCACCGGCACGGTCACCTTCCCGCCGCCGCCCAGGTGGGCCAGGACCCGGGCGAGCACCTCGCCCGACCGGCCCGGCACCCCGTCGCCGCCCTGCACCGGCGCTCCGGGCAGGTCCCGCGGATCGACGAGGACGATGACGGCGTCGGCCGCGGCGAGGTAGCGCAGTTCGGTCTCCATGCGCTCCCGCGAGGCGAAGTGCTCGCCGGCGGTGTCGAGGAGGACCAGGGTCAGCACCCGCTCCCGCTGCCGTCCGAAGCGGCCCCGGCGGGTGCGGCCGAGGCGGTGGACGAGGGGCCGGCCGGCGTCGTGCCCGGCGGTCTTGGGGACGGTGCGCCCCTCCTCGTACAGGTGCCGTGCGTACCGTTCGCGGTAGTCGAGGATCGTGGTGTCGTCGCAGGGGAGCAGCGCGGCGTCGAGTTCGGCGCCGAGGTGGTGCAGCAGTTCGTGCGTCAGGACACCGGTGTAGGTGCTCTTGCCGGAGCCGGCCGGTCCGACGAGCGCGACCAGTCTGCCGGGGGTGCGCAGATAGCCTTCCGGCAGCCGCCCGTCGCACGCGGTGCAGCGCAGCCGGGTGGTGGTGCGGCCGCAGGTGCCGCACACCGCGGAGCCGGCCCGGGGGTCGGCGGACGCCAGGGCCCGGTCGTCGGGGCAGGCGGGGCGGCCCGCGCAGACGTAGGTGATCCGCTCGCGCGTGAGGGTCCGGAAACAGTGCGGGCACACCCGGGTGCGGCGCCGCCACGGCGTTCTCACCCCCGCTCCCTCCGGGTGACGGCGAGGGTGTGCTGCGGCGGGTCGCGCAGCACGAGCGCGGCGCCGACGGCGAAGCAGCGCAGCCGGCCGCCCGGGCCGCGGGTGAGGCGCGCCGACAGCCGCACGTCCTTCCCGGGGCCGAGCGTCACGTCGGCGGCTTCCGCGAGGACGTCCCCGTCGGCGGGTTCGAGCGGCCAGACCGGGCCGAAAGACCGCACCAGCAGCAGGCGTTCGGCGCGTACGGTGGCGCGGGCGGTGAACACGGCGGTGACCGTGCGGCGTCCGGGCAGGCCGTGCCGCTCCAGCCGGTAGCCGGCCTCGGTGCGCGCCGGCAGCACCGCCGTGCTCGGCCGGCCGTACACGGGGCGTCCGCCGAGCCGGGCGACCGCCCGTACCTCGACCTCCAGCCCGGCGCCGGACGCGACCGGCAGCCGTACGCCCGCCTCCCGCCGGTAGGCGGCGCGGGTGACGGTACGCCGCTGTCCCGCCGTCCCGCCCGGGGTCCGCCAGGCGACCTCGGCCTCGTCGCCGCCGTCCGGCGGCCAGTCGAAGACGACGACCAGGTCCGCGCCGCCGTGCCGGACGAGCGTGGGGGTGCCGAGCGCGGGGCCGCCGGTGGCGGTGTGGGCGCCGACGACGGCGTGGTCGCCGGCGACCGTCACCGCGAGGACCACGGTGGGCCGGTCCGGCGGCGCGAACACCAGCCCGCCGGGCGCGGGCCGGGCCTCGATCGGCGCCCCGGGGAGCTCGTCCGCGCGCAGCCGGGTGCCGGCCGGCCACGGGGGGACGCTGTCGAGGCCGTACAGCCGTACCTCCCCGGCGGCCGGCGGGTCCAGGCGCGCCAGGAGCCGGCCGCCGGGGTGGCCGTCCGGCGGGCGGACGTCCAGGGCGGTGACCGGTTCGGGCGGCGGGAGCGGTGTGGCGGTGAGCCGGACGCCGGGCGTGCGCACGGTCGTTCCGTGGTCGGTGCGGTAGACGGCGCTGACGCGGTAGCCGTACGCCGTGCCGTTGGTGAGGCCGCCGTCCGTGAAGCCGTCGCGGCGGGCGGCGACGCGCGTCTCCTCCCCGCCGTCGGGCGGGGTGCGGACGGCCTCGACGGACCGGGCGAGGTCCGGGCACGTCCACGACGCGGCGATCCGGCCGTCCCCGGACTCCACGCGGACGCCGGTGACCTCCGGCCAGTGCGCGAGGGGGCCGGTCACCGCGAGCGGCGAGAAGGCGCCCGCCGGTTCGGCGGCCCGGCGGACGGCGACCGCGTAGTACAGCGGGACGCAGGGCGGGGGCGCGCCGTCCACCGCCGACGTGGCCCGCGGCGAGGGCAGCGGCAGCACCGTGCCGTCGGCGGCGTCGCGCGGCGCGCGCCGCTCGGTGCGCAGCAGGACGTACTCGGGCTCGCCGGCCGTGGACGGCGAGGGCCGCCACCGGAGCGCGACGCCCGCGCCCTCCCGGGTCGCGGTGAGCTCCGACACCGGCCGCACGGCGAGGCCGCGGCGGAGGGCGTCGGTCCCGGGCAGGTCGCGTACGGCGACCTCGGCCTGTTCCAGCAGGTCCCAGGCCCGGTCCGCCTCTTCCGGCGGCAGCCGGCGCGCCTGGTCGAGGACGGCGCGGGCGTCGGCGAGCTTCCCGCGCACGCGCTCGGCCAGGGCGCGGACGTCCTCGGGGAGCGCGTCCGGCGGCAGCCGGTCCGCCACGGCCGCCGCCTCGGCGAGCCGCCCGTCGGCGGCCAGGCGGCGCAGCCGGTCCGCCACCGGGTCCCCGGCCGGCTCGTGCAGCACCGCGAACACCAGGCGCCGCGCGTCGTCCTCGGCGACGGACAACTCCCCCACCGCGTGGGCGAGGAGCGTGGCCGGAGTCGCGCGGGCGGCGCGGCGCGTCCGCAGCGGCACCGCCAGTTCGTGGAGGAGGATCCGCGCGAGCCCCTCCGGGCCCCGCTCGGCCAGCACGCCGCGGACGGCGGCGATCACGGCCTGGGCCGCCGTGTGCGCGGCGCCGTGCGGCAGCCGGCCCCAGCGGCGGGCCGCCGCCTCGACGGCCGCCGGGTCGGCGGGGGGTGCGCCGAAGACGCGTACGGGCCGGTCGGTGCGGCCGCCGGGGGTGCCCGTCGCGAGGAAGTCGGCGAGGTGGCGCAGCCCGAGCACCTCCAGGTGGCCGGCGCAGCGCGCGTACGCGGGGTGCGGCGCCGACGGCGGCAGCGGTTCCGGTTCGGCGGTCCGCAGCCCGAGGGCGGCCAGGGTCACCCGCACCTCGTCCTCGGGCACCCGGTGGGCGACGGCGAGGTGTGCGACGGTGCTGTCGGCGAGCAGGCCG is a window from the Streptomyces mobaraensis genome containing:
- a CDS encoding TRAFAC clade GTPase domain-containing protein, whose amino-acid sequence is MRTPWRRRTRVCPHCFRTLTRERITYVCAGRPACPDDRALASADPRAGSAVCGTCGRTTTRLRCTACDGRLPEGYLRTPGRLVALVGPAGSGKSTYTGVLTHELLHHLGAELDAALLPCDDTTILDYRERYARHLYEEGRTVPKTAGHDAGRPLVHRLGRTRRGRFGRQRERVLTLVLLDTAGEHFASRERMETELRYLAAADAVIVLVDPRDLPGAPVQGGDGVPGRSGEVLARVLAHLGGGGKVTVPVAVALTKADLLWPHLPEHSPLHRARRPGPVFDADDRAAVHAELRALLRRWQEYQLDARLARFCADYQLFAVSMLGAAPRRDGTLGLGGVVRPHRVEDPLMWLLHRFGALDRAWKRR